The nucleotide sequence TGATCTGGCAGGTGTCCGATGCGGGCTCCTGAATCCGCGTGCCTGGCTGCGCGGGCCGGTGTCGTCGCGTTGTCGGCAGCCTGCTGTGGAGTGCTGACCGGGTTCATCTGGCAGCAGATCGAAGGGAACAAGGTCGCTCTGTGGCTGGTCGCCCGAGCCGCTGGGGCCTCCGCTCTACTCCTGTTGACGGTCGCCACCCTGGCCGGCCTGTTGTTGTCCCATCCGGGCCGAGCCGGTATCCGGGGCTTGTCGCCGACCACCAGGTTGCGCCTGCACGTCTCGCTGACCGTCTTCGCTCTCGCCTTCACCGCACTTCACGTCGTGGTGTTGGTCCTGGATCCCTACGCCAAGGTCGGCTGGGTCGGGGCGCTGGTCCCGATGGGAGCGGCCTACCGTCCGCTTCCGGTGACACTCGGGGTGATCTCGCTCTGGGCCGGGGCGGCGGCCGGGATCTCGGCGGCCCTGG is from Nakamurella sp. PAMC28650 and encodes:
- a CDS encoding ferric reductase, whose amino-acid sequence is MRAPESACLAARAGVVALSAACCGVLTGFIWQQIEGNKVALWLVARAAGASALLLLTVATLAGLLLSHPGRAGIRGLSPTTRLRLHVSLTVFALAFTALHVVVLVLDPYAKVGWVGALVPMGAAYRPLPVTLGVISLWAGAAAGISAALAGRIRIRWWRGLHRAAGLSWLAAWAHAVLAGSDSGPWTAAYVATGIVVLAAAWWRYAAGRPTPNAGKAAPKDIPREVISR